The sequence below is a genomic window from Leptolyngbya sp. SIO1E4.
AAACACTTTGGCACCCCCGCCAAACCCTGTGGAAGGGTGAGGAATCGAGTAGGCACGGGTTAAAGGCACATCCACCAAGTGCTTCTTGCCATCAGCAACCCCTTTCTTCACAGCGCCAATCACGTCTCCGGCTTTCCCCACGCCGACTCCTACCTGTCCGCGCTCGTTGCCAACAACAACAATCGCGCGGAAACTCAGCTTCTTACCGCCCTTAACGACCTTAGTCACCCGTCGGATCTGTACGACGCGCTCCTGCCATTCTGACTCTTTCTCACGACTCCGGGTGTTTTTCCGACGATTTGCCATAGTTGACCTACATTTCTACCAATTACATAATCGGACAGCAATCCACGAATTTGCCTAGAAAGAAAGACCGGCCTCTCTGGCTGCATCGGCCAAAGCTGCAATACGACCGTGATAGAGCT
It includes:
- the rpsE gene encoding 30S ribosomal protein S5; translation: MANRRKNTRSREKESEWQERVVQIRRVTKVVKGGKKLSFRAIVVVGNERGQVGVGVGKAGDVIGAVKKGVADGKKHLVDVPLTRAYSIPHPSTGFGGGAKVFMRPAAPGTGVIAGGAVRTVLELAGVRNVLAKQLGSNNPLSNARAAADALALLRTFAEVAEERGIPVEKLYA